One genomic segment of Culturomica massiliensis includes these proteins:
- a CDS encoding M16 family metallopeptidase — protein MKKLLIALAFCLPVLAWAESGKIDFVEYKLDNGLHVILQEDHTTPNIIVSVMYHVGSKNENPELTGFAHFFEHLMFEGTKNIKRHEFDKYVTKVGGNLNANTFFDRTYYYELLPSNELALGLWLESERMLHPTIESIGIKTQKDVVCQEMGQSRDNRPYGRLLTETLKKAYTVHPYNHDVLGKEEHIRNASDQDFIDFHNTFYVPNNAVLTIVGDFNMAEAKKLVHDYFNDIPSGAPVVQPTIVEPKKTAEVRDTAYDNIQMPALIMAYHIPGITSNDMYAVNMLNTLLAQGQSSRLYSTIVNDKQMAMELAAMPLPLEQPGLSIVLALPNMNVELSQLENEIDKEIDKLQKEPISDKEFQKLQNQIENQLVSSNATIEDRAYNLAQAYTYFKNTNEINEELAKFRSITKEDLQKAAQKYFTKDNRLVLYYLPKK, from the coding sequence ATGAAAAAATTATTAATTGCTCTTGCCTTCTGCCTGCCTGTATTAGCTTGGGCAGAATCCGGCAAAATCGACTTTGTCGAATACAAACTGGATAACGGTTTGCATGTCATCCTTCAGGAAGACCATACAACCCCGAACATCATTGTATCGGTTATGTACCATGTCGGTTCTAAAAATGAAAATCCGGAACTGACGGGATTTGCTCATTTTTTCGAACACCTGATGTTTGAAGGAACCAAAAACATCAAACGTCATGAATTCGATAAATATGTTACCAAAGTAGGCGGTAACCTGAATGCAAACACATTTTTCGACCGTACCTACTATTACGAACTGTTGCCTTCCAACGAACTGGCCCTGGGATTATGGCTGGAATCCGAACGGATGCTGCACCCGACCATCGAATCAATCGGCATCAAAACCCAAAAAGACGTTGTTTGCCAGGAAATGGGACAATCCCGGGACAATCGTCCTTACGGGCGTTTATTGACGGAAACCCTGAAAAAAGCATACACCGTTCATCCCTACAATCACGATGTATTGGGAAAAGAAGAACACATCCGTAATGCATCCGATCAGGATTTCATCGACTTCCACAATACATTTTATGTACCCAACAATGCGGTATTGACTATTGTCGGCGATTTCAACATGGCAGAAGCTAAAAAACTCGTACATGACTATTTCAACGATATCCCCAGCGGAGCTCCGGTTGTACAACCGACAATCGTTGAACCGAAAAAAACAGCGGAAGTCCGGGATACAGCCTACGATAACATTCAGATGCCGGCCCTGATTATGGCTTATCATATCCCGGGTATCACTTCCAACGATATGTATGCTGTAAACATGTTAAACACTTTATTGGCTCAGGGACAAAGTTCCCGTTTGTATTCGACGATTGTAAACGACAAGCAAATGGCAATGGAACTGGCTGCCATGCCTCTTCCGCTGGAACAACCCGGATTGTCTATCGTTTTAGCCCTCCCGAACATGAATGTAGAATTAAGTCAGTTGGAAAACGAAATTGACAAGGAAATCGATAAACTGCAAAAAGAACCGATTTCCGACAAGGAATTCCAGAAATTGCAAAACCAAATCGAAAACCAACTGGTCAGCTCCAATGCTACCATCGAAGACCGGGCATACAACCTGGCTCAAGCATACACATATTTCAAAAATACCAACGAAATAAACGAAGAACTGGCCAAGTTCAGATCTATTACCAAAGAAGACCTGCAAAAAGCTGCCCAAAAATATTTTACCAAAGATAACAGATTGGTATTATATTATTTACCTAAAAAATAA
- a CDS encoding helix-turn-helix domain-containing protein codes for MAIVVNIDVMMARRKMSLNELSEKVDITPANLSILKTGKAKAIRFSTLEAVCRVLECQPGDILEYHPDEDKTSPNMDK; via the coding sequence ATGGCTATTGTGGTAAATATAGATGTTATGATGGCTCGTCGCAAAATGTCACTCAACGAGTTATCCGAGAAAGTGGACATTACGCCGGCCAATCTTTCCATTCTGAAAACCGGAAAAGCCAAAGCGATCCGTTTTTCAACCCTGGAAGCCGTGTGTCGTGTTCTGGAGTGCCAACCCGGAGATATACTCGAATACCATCCGGACGAAGATAAAACATCCCCCAACATGGATAAATGA
- a CDS encoding DUF2975 domain-containing protein, whose protein sequence is MTRKQKITLRVNILYLLFFGVIIAAFFSSSFIKDFKEGFKEGIESTRVKQRYNLISDVPLQRNIGVYETFIRQDSSVSLDARTTAVDIRISGAKAFAGPTISSMLISIFGMLCYLAILIIVLIMLILLRKSIRSGNIFTRDNIGFMRAIGILLIVASLLSDLGRYLEIQTLTELLKGTKWQLSENIFSFRDIFMGVIVLIIAEIFSIGHDIAEDQELTI, encoded by the coding sequence ATGACCAGAAAACAAAAAATAACATTACGGGTCAACATCCTATATCTCCTTTTTTTCGGAGTCATTATTGCTGCCTTTTTTTCCAGTTCCTTTATCAAGGATTTCAAAGAAGGTTTTAAAGAAGGTATTGAAAGTACACGGGTCAAACAAAGGTATAATCTTATCTCGGACGTTCCGTTACAAAGAAACATCGGGGTATACGAAACGTTTATCCGGCAAGACAGCAGTGTCAGCCTGGATGCCCGAACGACCGCAGTAGACATCCGCATCAGCGGCGCGAAAGCCTTTGCGGGCCCTACGATCAGCAGTATGCTTATCAGTATTTTCGGGATGCTCTGTTATCTGGCAATATTGATTATTGTGCTGATTATGCTTATTTTATTGAGAAAAAGTATTCGTTCCGGCAATATTTTTACCCGGGATAACATCGGTTTTATGCGGGCAATCGGTATCCTCCTGATTGTAGCCTCTTTGTTATCCGATCTCGGGCGCTACCTGGAAATCCAAACTTTAACGGAACTTCTGAAAGGAACCAAATGGCAGTTATCCGAAAATATTTTCAGTTTCCGGGATATATTTATGGGCGTCATCGTTTTGATCATTGCAGAAATTTTCTCCATTGGACACGATATTGCCGAAGACCAAGAATTAACGATATAA
- the gpmI gene encoding 2,3-bisphosphoglycerate-independent phosphoglycerate mutase produces MKRALLMILDGWGIGKHDKSDAIFSTPTPFVDELMKEYPHSRLFTSGENVGLPDGQMGNSEVGHLNIGAGRVVMQDLVRINKACKENSILQNPEIVKAFTYARDNKKQVHFMGLVSDGGVHSSLDHLKKLCDISKEYGIEKTFVHCFMDGRDTDPRSGLGFIRDLKEHMSHSAGRIASVIGRYYAMDRDNRWERVKEAYDMLVYGTGFETQHVETAIKKSYDEGITDEFIKPIVHVTSDGRPVGLIQPGDMVIFFNYRNDRAKELTIALTQRDIPEYQMRTMPLYYCCMTPYDATFQGLHILFDKENVENTLGEVISKAGLKQLRIAETEKYAHVTFFFNGGREAQFEGESRILVPSPKVATYDLLPEMSAPEVADKLVEQLNLKSADFVCLNFANGDMVGHTGIYEAIQKAVETVDACVKKVVTAAKANGYDVLIIADHGNADNAVNPDGTPNTAHSLNPVPCIWVTDQKDGALREGVLADVAPTILQIMGVAQPADMTGKSLIK; encoded by the coding sequence ATGAAAAGAGCATTATTAATGATTTTGGACGGTTGGGGCATCGGTAAGCATGATAAATCGGACGCTATTTTTTCGACCCCGACACCTTTTGTTGATGAATTAATGAAAGAATATCCTCATTCCCGTTTGTTTACGAGTGGGGAAAATGTGGGTTTGCCTGACGGACAGATGGGAAATTCGGAGGTCGGTCACCTGAATATCGGTGCCGGGCGTGTCGTTATGCAGGATTTGGTGCGTATCAATAAGGCCTGTAAAGAGAATTCAATTTTGCAGAATCCGGAGATTGTAAAAGCTTTTACCTATGCCCGTGACAATAAGAAGCAGGTGCATTTTATGGGGTTGGTTTCAGACGGAGGGGTACACAGTTCGTTGGATCATTTGAAGAAATTGTGTGATATTTCGAAAGAATACGGCATCGAAAAGACTTTTGTGCATTGCTTTATGGATGGACGGGATACTGATCCGCGCAGCGGACTCGGATTTATCCGGGATTTAAAAGAGCATATGTCACATTCGGCCGGGCGCATTGCTTCCGTAATCGGACGCTATTATGCCATGGACCGTGATAATCGTTGGGAACGTGTGAAGGAAGCTTATGATATGCTGGTATATGGAACCGGTTTTGAGACGCAGCATGTAGAGACTGCCATTAAAAAATCGTATGACGAAGGTATTACGGATGAGTTTATCAAGCCGATTGTGCATGTAACCAGCGATGGAAGACCTGTAGGTTTAATTCAACCCGGAGATATGGTAATATTCTTTAATTATCGCAATGACCGGGCCAAAGAATTGACTATTGCTTTGACGCAAAGGGATATTCCGGAATATCAGATGAGGACAATGCCGTTGTATTACTGTTGCATGACTCCTTATGATGCGACTTTCCAGGGACTTCATATTTTGTTTGATAAAGAGAATGTGGAGAATACTCTTGGAGAGGTGATCAGTAAAGCGGGTTTGAAACAATTGCGTATTGCGGAGACAGAAAAATACGCTCATGTGACATTCTTTTTCAATGGTGGACGTGAAGCCCAATTTGAAGGCGAAAGCCGGATATTGGTACCTTCGCCTAAGGTTGCAACTTATGATTTATTACCCGAAATGTCTGCTCCGGAGGTTGCCGATAAATTGGTGGAGCAATTGAATCTGAAATCTGCTGATTTTGTGTGTCTGAATTTTGCTAACGGAGATATGGTCGGACATACCGGTATATATGAAGCTATACAAAAGGCGGTGGAAACGGTTGATGCTTGTGTGAAAAAAGTGGTGACTGCCGCTAAGGCTAACGGTTATGACGTATTGATTATTGCGGATCACGGTAATGCTGATAATGCTGTGAATCCGGATGGAACTCCGAATACGGCTCATTCTTTGAATCCGGTTCCCTGTATTTGGGTCACCGATCAGAAAGACGGCGCATTGCGTGAAGGAGTTTTGGCGGATGTGGCTCCGACCATATTGCAAATTATGGGCGTTGCACAGCCTGCCGATATGACGGGGAAAAGCCTGATTAAATAA
- a CDS encoding DUF3109 family protein, which translates to MLQIGEVIVSFDILEKKFCCDLAACKGACCVEGDAGAPLESGETERIEENYEAVRAYMKPEGVEAVLQQGFSVLDREGDRVTPLIDGRECAYAIEENGCCWCAIEKAWSEGRSTFRKPISCHLYPIRVARYAGFEALNYHKWKICTAARVKGYQEGIPLYRFLKEPLIVRYGEEWYEQLEYAAKEYEAGRLVERS; encoded by the coding sequence ATGCTTCAGATTGGAGAGGTTATTGTGAGTTTCGATATACTCGAGAAAAAATTCTGTTGTGACCTGGCGGCTTGCAAAGGGGCTTGTTGTGTGGAGGGAGATGCCGGTGCGCCTTTGGAGAGCGGAGAAACCGAACGGATTGAGGAAAATTATGAGGCCGTTCGTGCTTATATGAAGCCGGAGGGAGTGGAAGCCGTTTTACAACAGGGATTTTCTGTGCTTGATCGGGAAGGTGACCGGGTGACGCCTCTGATTGACGGTCGGGAGTGTGCCTATGCAATTGAAGAAAACGGGTGTTGCTGGTGTGCAATCGAGAAAGCCTGGAGTGAAGGGAGAAGCACTTTCCGCAAACCCATATCCTGTCATCTGTATCCGATTCGTGTAGCCAGGTATGCCGGTTTTGAGGCCTTGAACTATCACAAATGGAAAATATGTACGGCAGCCCGGGTAAAGGGATATCAGGAAGGTATTCCGCTCTATCGTTTTCTGAAAGAGCCGTTGATCGTCCGCTATGGGGAAGAATGGTATGAGCAATTGGAATATGCTGCTAAAGAATATGAAGCCGGACGGCTGGTGGAGAGATCTTAG
- a CDS encoding MFS transporter, which produces MYNNTTVSFREKVGYGLGDAASSMFWKLFGMYLLFFYTDIFGLNAAVVGTMFLITRIWDSLIDPLVGIMADRTKSRFGKFRPYILWTAIPFGVLGILTFFTPDFSSTGKIIYAYVTYGAMMMIYSLINVPYASLLGVISNDPKTRTELSSYRMIFAFGGSILALLLIEPLVGYFSHHSSSLPDIRSGWTAAVCIFAVIAILFFLCTFSWTRERVKPIREEKNSLKEDFKDLLHNKPWWILLASGICALIFNSIRDGGAIYYFKYYVSSDTTTTVGQLSLTTLYFVLGQAANILGILLVTPISNRIGKKNTYLYAMVLATVFSIVFYFVGKGDIILIMTLQILISMCAGSIFPLLWSMYADIADYSELRTGRRATGLIFSSSSMSQKFGWTLGGAVTGWLLAAFGFQANVEQSPEVLTGLRLMLSILPAVGTLLSVGFIFFYPLNEDKLEHIEQQLTEQRKG; this is translated from the coding sequence ATGTACAACAACACGACAGTCTCATTTCGGGAAAAAGTAGGATATGGTTTAGGCGATGCAGCCTCTTCCATGTTCTGGAAACTGTTCGGCATGTATCTGCTGTTCTTTTATACCGATATATTCGGCTTAAATGCAGCAGTCGTCGGCACCATGTTTCTGATCACACGTATCTGGGATTCCCTTATTGATCCTTTGGTCGGTATCATGGCCGACCGTACCAAAAGCCGATTCGGAAAATTCCGTCCCTATATTTTATGGACCGCTATTCCTTTCGGAGTACTTGGAATCCTGACTTTTTTTACGCCGGATTTCAGTTCCACGGGAAAAATAATTTATGCTTACGTCACCTATGGGGCAATGATGATGATTTATTCCCTGATTAATGTTCCTTATGCTTCATTACTGGGAGTTATTTCAAATGATCCCAAAACCAGAACAGAATTGTCTTCCTACCGGATGATCTTTGCCTTTGGCGGAAGCATTCTGGCTCTTCTCCTGATCGAACCCTTAGTCGGCTATTTCAGCCACCACAGCTCCTCTCTGCCCGACATCCGATCCGGCTGGACAGCCGCAGTATGTATATTCGCCGTTATTGCGATACTTTTTTTCTTGTGTACCTTTTCATGGACCCGGGAAAGGGTAAAACCCATCCGGGAAGAGAAAAACAGCCTCAAAGAAGATTTTAAAGATTTACTTCACAACAAACCCTGGTGGATATTGCTTGCCTCCGGCATCTGTGCTTTAATCTTTAATTCCATCCGCGATGGAGGAGCAATCTATTATTTCAAATACTATGTCAGCTCGGATACCACCACGACAGTGGGGCAGTTATCGTTAACGACCCTCTATTTCGTATTGGGTCAGGCAGCCAACATTCTGGGCATATTGCTGGTCACTCCGATTTCTAACCGTATCGGTAAAAAGAATACCTATTTATACGCCATGGTATTGGCAACCGTATTCAGTATCGTATTTTATTTCGTCGGTAAAGGAGATATCATCCTGATCATGACCTTACAAATCCTGATCAGTATGTGTGCCGGCAGTATTTTTCCTCTTTTGTGGAGTATGTACGCCGATATCGCTGATTATTCAGAATTACGCACCGGCAGACGGGCCACCGGCCTTATCTTTTCGTCTTCCTCCATGTCTCAAAAATTCGGGTGGACATTAGGCGGTGCTGTGACCGGGTGGCTTTTGGCCGCATTCGGCTTCCAGGCCAACGTCGAACAAAGTCCGGAAGTTCTCACAGGCTTACGACTCATGTTAAGCATACTGCCGGCTGTAGGTACCCTCTTATCGGTCGGCTTTATCTTCTTTTATCCGCTGAATGAAGACAAACTGGAACACATCGAACAACAATTAACCGAACAAAGAAAAGGATAA
- a CDS encoding sialate O-acetylesterase, protein MKIILFLIFAFALGCIETSAKVKLPNILGNHMVLQQNTIINLWGSTDPGRKVRITTSWNNAVYTVKANTEGDWHAEVRTTVAGGPYHIIFDDGDRLRLDNILLGDVWVCSGQSNMQMPLKGFPAQPVYRSTETILEACRYPKLRLFTVERTPSDVPQTDCKGQWQTSSMSSAADFSAVGYFFAKNLSDVLDIPIGMIESDWGGTRIETWMPRSSALKIDKNILATDSTAVYFDKTSVLYNGMIAPITRFTAKGFIWYQGESNKGHHDKYAANMAEMVSSWRQLWGNDRMPFYYVQIAPFDYDIPEHQFENHTNPILCPLVVEAQLQALQLIPYSGMVGTSDIGDSCIIHPPRKDLVGQRLALLALARTYGIGGHDACGPMFDTARFEKNTVYVRFRSESELTPLAQSIRGFEVAGADRIFYPAEASICGAYEVKVFSSKVPAPQAVRYGFRNVIQVNLYNTMGLPAYPFRTDRWNDFK, encoded by the coding sequence ATGAAAATAATATTATTCCTGATATTCGCATTTGCCTTAGGATGCATAGAAACATCGGCGAAAGTTAAACTTCCCAATATATTGGGGAACCATATGGTTCTACAGCAGAACACGATTATCAATCTATGGGGGTCAACTGATCCTGGCCGAAAGGTCAGGATCACAACTTCGTGGAATAACGCAGTTTACACGGTAAAAGCAAATACCGAGGGCGATTGGCATGCCGAGGTCCGGACCACCGTAGCCGGAGGTCCTTACCACATCATTTTCGACGACGGCGACCGCCTACGCCTGGATAATATTTTACTCGGGGACGTATGGGTATGCTCCGGACAATCTAATATGCAAATGCCGTTAAAAGGTTTTCCGGCTCAACCGGTATATCGTTCGACGGAAACCATATTAGAGGCTTGCCGTTACCCAAAGCTGCGTTTATTCACCGTCGAGCGCACGCCCAGCGATGTCCCGCAAACAGATTGTAAAGGTCAATGGCAAACCTCTTCCATGTCCAGTGCGGCAGATTTCAGTGCCGTCGGTTATTTCTTTGCCAAAAATCTGTCGGATGTACTGGATATCCCTATCGGTATGATTGAAAGCGACTGGGGAGGGACCCGGATTGAGACCTGGATGCCCCGGAGCTCTGCCCTAAAAATCGATAAAAATATACTGGCAACGGATTCGACAGCCGTTTATTTCGATAAAACCTCCGTACTTTACAACGGTATGATCGCTCCGATCACCCGCTTTACAGCCAAAGGTTTTATCTGGTATCAAGGCGAATCCAATAAAGGACATCACGACAAATACGCCGCTAACATGGCCGAAATGGTATCGAGCTGGAGACAATTGTGGGGAAACGACCGGATGCCTTTTTACTACGTTCAAATTGCACCCTTCGATTACGACATTCCGGAACATCAATTCGAAAATCATACGAATCCGATCTTATGTCCCTTGGTCGTAGAAGCCCAATTGCAAGCCCTGCAATTAATTCCGTATTCCGGTATGGTGGGAACCTCCGATATCGGCGACTCCTGTATAATTCATCCTCCCCGGAAAGACCTGGTCGGACAGCGCCTGGCCCTGTTAGCCCTGGCTCGTACTTATGGAATAGGGGGGCACGATGCCTGTGGTCCCATGTTCGATACGGCCAGATTTGAAAAAAATACGGTTTATGTCCGGTTCCGGTCAGAGTCGGAACTCACCCCTCTGGCACAATCCATTCGCGGATTCGAAGTCGCCGGAGCAGACCGTATCTTTTATCCGGCCGAAGCCAGTATATGCGGTGCTTACGAAGTAAAAGTTTTTTCTTCCAAAGTCCCGGCTCCCCAAGCTGTACGCTATGGTTTCAGAAACGTCATACAAGTAAACTTATACAATACGATGGGCTTACCGGCCTATCCATTCCGAACCGATCGTTGGAACGATTTCAAATAA
- a CDS encoding glycoside hydrolase family 2 protein: MEKMISLTWTVGYMEQKDGTPDKYIPATVPGAVQLDIARAENYPALYFADNYKKLNWTEDLYYTYKTEFAKPALSTGEKLYFISKGIDYQFEIYLNDYLIHAQEGMFSPTDIDLTPYLEPDNELKIIVFPAPKKHRAPADRTQASHVVKPAVSYLWDWHPRLIPLGIWDDTYLEIRPCNYVRDINLNYRLSEDLTKVYITPEIEGKNVTGYFYKWHLVDQNEQTCLESAGKLTPTLSLPEMTLENPALWWPHDHGEPYLYQSVFELIGPEGKLQQRITQKIGFRRIQLVMNEGSWSEPKEFPKSRSVSPAQFEINGRRIFAKGSNWVNPEIFPGTITMERYAHLIDKAVEANFNIFRIWGGGIINKEAFYELCDEKGIMVWQEFPLACNNYPDDPHYLSVLKQEATSILKRLRKHASICLWCGGNELFNNWSGMTDQSLPLRLLNSLCLEYDPLVPFNPTSPVMGMAHGHYVFYDEGKEVFQTMNQSHNTAYTEFGIPGISSRQVLEEIIPADELWPPRPNSAWEEHHAYGAWHGQTWLCEDILEKYFGKPKSLDELIEQSQLLQCEGYKAIFEEARRQKPYCAMALNWCYNEPWPSAANNSLLVYPAVPKPAYYAVGQSCRPVCSSARLSKLVWQEEECFFAEIWMLNDKFEDMDDRKVIVHLDTGNERIVILKWHTGLIKNNTNLAGPTARYKLPHMSGDRFKLILEVENYPEYNSEYTLLYRAHKKKKGGTAMMNVTD; this comes from the coding sequence ATGGAGAAAATGATATCGCTCACCTGGACCGTTGGGTATATGGAGCAAAAGGACGGAACGCCGGATAAATACATTCCGGCTACAGTGCCAGGTGCCGTTCAACTGGATATTGCCCGGGCTGAAAATTACCCGGCGCTTTATTTCGCAGACAACTACAAAAAACTGAATTGGACAGAAGACCTGTATTATACCTATAAAACCGAATTCGCAAAACCGGCTTTATCTACCGGAGAAAAACTTTATTTTATATCCAAAGGCATCGATTACCAGTTTGAGATTTACCTGAATGATTATTTAATTCATGCTCAGGAAGGTATGTTCTCGCCCACGGATATTGACCTGACCCCCTATCTGGAACCGGATAACGAATTAAAAATCATCGTTTTTCCAGCCCCTAAAAAACACCGGGCTCCTGCAGACCGGACACAGGCCTCCCATGTTGTAAAACCGGCTGTCAGCTACCTGTGGGACTGGCACCCGCGCCTCATACCGCTGGGCATCTGGGACGACACGTATCTGGAAATAAGGCCTTGTAACTATGTTCGCGATATAAACCTGAACTACCGGCTTTCGGAAGACCTGACAAAAGTATATATCACCCCCGAGATCGAAGGGAAAAATGTAACCGGTTATTTTTACAAATGGCATCTGGTAGATCAAAATGAACAAACTTGCCTGGAATCGGCAGGTAAATTAACACCGACCCTGTCTTTGCCCGAAATGACATTGGAAAATCCGGCATTATGGTGGCCGCACGATCACGGAGAACCTTATTTATATCAATCCGTTTTCGAACTTATCGGTCCGGAAGGCAAGCTACAACAACGAATTACACAGAAAATCGGATTCCGGCGTATTCAATTAGTCATGAATGAAGGCAGTTGGAGCGAACCGAAAGAATTTCCCAAAAGCCGGAGTGTATCCCCCGCTCAATTCGAAATCAACGGGCGACGAATCTTCGCGAAAGGTTCCAACTGGGTTAATCCGGAAATATTTCCGGGAACAATCACGATGGAACGTTACGCCCACCTCATCGATAAAGCGGTGGAAGCCAACTTCAATATCTTCCGGATATGGGGCGGAGGTATTATCAACAAAGAAGCTTTTTATGAATTGTGTGACGAAAAAGGAATCATGGTATGGCAGGAATTTCCGCTGGCCTGCAACAATTACCCCGATGACCCGCACTATTTAAGTGTTTTGAAACAGGAAGCGACGTCCATACTGAAGCGACTTCGCAAACATGCTTCCATCTGCTTATGGTGCGGAGGAAACGAACTTTTCAACAATTGGTCAGGCATGACGGACCAGTCTCTTCCACTCCGGTTATTGAACAGTTTGTGTTTGGAATACGATCCATTGGTGCCGTTTAATCCGACCTCCCCGGTAATGGGAATGGCTCACGGGCATTATGTCTTCTACGATGAAGGAAAAGAAGTATTCCAAACTATGAACCAAAGTCATAACACAGCTTATACGGAATTCGGCATACCGGGAATCTCATCACGCCAGGTACTGGAAGAAATTATTCCGGCCGACGAGTTATGGCCACCACGTCCCAACAGTGCCTGGGAAGAACATCACGCATACGGAGCCTGGCACGGACAAACCTGGCTATGCGAGGACATCCTGGAAAAATATTTCGGAAAACCGAAATCCCTGGACGAATTGATCGAACAAAGTCAATTGCTTCAATGCGAAGGTTATAAAGCCATCTTCGAAGAAGCACGCCGTCAAAAGCCCTATTGTGCAATGGCTCTCAACTGGTGTTACAACGAGCCTTGGCCATCCGCAGCCAACAACTCCCTGCTTGTTTATCCTGCCGTCCCCAAACCGGCCTATTATGCGGTAGGACAATCCTGCCGTCCGGTTTGCAGTAGCGCCCGGCTAAGTAAACTGGTATGGCAGGAAGAAGAGTGCTTCTTTGCTGAGATTTGGATGCTGAACGATAAATTCGAAGATATGGACGACCGGAAGGTCATCGTGCACCTGGACACCGGTAACGAACGCATCGTCATCCTGAAATGGCATACCGGACTCATTAAAAACAACACGAATTTAGCCGGACCGACAGCCCGGTATAAACTTCCGCATATGTCAGGCGACCGTTTCAAACTCATCCTGGAAGTCGAAAATTATCCGGAATACAACTCGGAATACACCTTGCTGTACAGAGCCCATAAGAAAAAGAAAGGCGGTACAGCTATGATGAACGTTACCGATTAA
- a CDS encoding D-lyxose/D-mannose family sugar isomerase has product MKRSEINRYIREAIQFFESNHFYLPVWARWSTAEWQSKGEECDEIRQNNLGWDITDFGKGRFAEEGLTLVTIRNGNLKYDNKPYCEKIMLVREKQITPIHFHWKKMEDIINRGGGKLCIRLWKADLQEERTNEDCIVKIDGVKTRVPGGGTVCLENGQSICFEPYMYHTFWAEGGDCMVGEVSTVNDDANDNRFFEPIGRFPAIEEDCPAEYLLCTEYPEKNN; this is encoded by the coding sequence ATGAAAAGAAGTGAAATAAACCGATATATCCGTGAAGCCATTCAATTTTTCGAATCCAATCATTTCTATTTACCCGTATGGGCACGCTGGTCCACGGCAGAATGGCAAAGTAAAGGTGAAGAATGTGATGAAATCCGTCAAAACAACCTGGGATGGGACATTACTGATTTCGGCAAAGGTCGTTTTGCGGAAGAAGGCCTTACCCTGGTGACCATCCGGAACGGTAATCTCAAATACGACAACAAACCCTACTGTGAGAAAATCATGCTGGTCCGGGAAAAACAAATCACACCTATCCATTTCCATTGGAAAAAAATGGAAGATATCATCAACAGAGGCGGCGGAAAACTCTGCATCCGTTTATGGAAAGCCGACCTTCAGGAAGAAAGGACAAATGAAGACTGCATTGTCAAAATCGACGGAGTAAAAACAAGGGTTCCGGGCGGTGGAACGGTTTGTCTGGAAAATGGCCAGAGTATTTGCTTCGAACCTTATATGTATCATACATTCTGGGCCGAAGGCGGCGACTGTATGGTAGGCGAAGTATCTACCGTCAACGACGACGCCAATGACAACCGTTTTTTTGAGCCCATAGGCCGCTTCCCGGCCATCGAAGAGGATTGTCCGGCTGAATATCTGTTGTGTACGGAATATCCGGAAAAGAATAATTGA